One Chlorobaculum limnaeum genomic window carries:
- a CDS encoding PAS domain-containing protein, protein MSDRKNHRANDVAKPASGPVCELFKAFPEPVYIIDPEGIVLDANIKVAELFGKTLRECIGASICELIETCGSFPKGSGARRKLQIQEALRTGSTLTFEDDLNGKVLSYDLYPINEENGSITKLFVISRNITEKKRAEQASAELLARNNAALENVWAAILRKDHHNGAVIRNSEHSRLDGYDFVPPDLTSGDILSRIANDERSQCIEIVGQAHNASSPTPWHLEFRICRPDGSIRWLSTIWKTQVDETGTPAPWSGMIQDVTENREAEQRYRQIVQQWDFTLESCHIGVWDHDFLKGISRHSLEHSHIFGYDAPLPEWNYEHFLAHVLPEDRASIERNYHDILTKLNHWNSEYRIRGNDGRIRWLWEAGTVIRDRQGKVTRLMGVTRDITERKEQESELKKYKAEVEFALENSHIGVWSLDLKSMSVTVSIEQARILGYDSIPHDWNYDKVLAHHLFPEDHARIERHLREAIGQRAPLELECRLRRADGDIRWISIRGAHQLDADGNIDRVLGITTDITAQKLAEIELEKNRQQLKQALAATRAGVWTWDLKSNTIFCSEEFWAMTGHHANGNTGSFAFFVDLIHPEDRERVIETATETSRAGKDIVDMEHRICCANGSYLWLATRGIPQRDESGEVVGYIGTSIDIRDRKRENEEREHLQEQLQQSQKMELLGRLAGGIAHDFNNILAIILGNTELLRSNPKTNPESLEKLAAIEHAAKRSTRIVQQLLGFARQQKMEPSALCADTEFEKLLPMLRQLLRKNIRLEQRLESSPAQVFIDSGQLFQIVTNLVVNARDSIADEGTITLSSRTVQLGASSTGNKSGLPTGEYVVLSIADTGTGIDTASLPHIFEPFYTTKAHGKGTGLGLATVYGIVKQNGGSIECQSEPGKGAIFDILLPVHKAEPLANEELVNVPPAGEVARRILVVEDEPQLLNLVREILEEEGYRVLTVCDAEKALQLAPAELSSIDLLLTDIMLPGLNGIDFGHTLRASRPELPFIFMSGYATTLSATPERIPDKTILLQKPFTISDLTRLVKQMLTPE, encoded by the coding sequence ATGAGTGACCGAAAAAATCATCGCGCCAACGATGTGGCCAAACCGGCTTCAGGGCCGGTATGCGAGCTGTTCAAAGCCTTTCCCGAACCGGTCTACATCATCGACCCTGAAGGAATCGTGCTCGACGCCAACATCAAGGTGGCGGAGCTGTTCGGCAAAACGCTCCGGGAGTGCATCGGCGCAAGCATCTGCGAGCTGATCGAGACCTGCGGCAGCTTCCCGAAAGGCAGCGGAGCGCGTCGTAAACTGCAAATCCAGGAGGCGCTGCGCACCGGCTCGACGCTGACGTTCGAGGATGATCTGAATGGAAAAGTGTTGAGCTACGACCTCTATCCGATCAATGAGGAAAACGGCTCCATCACGAAACTGTTTGTCATTTCACGCAACATAACCGAAAAAAAACGGGCGGAACAGGCCAGTGCGGAACTCCTTGCCCGCAACAATGCCGCGCTCGAAAATGTCTGGGCGGCGATATTGCGCAAGGATCATCATAACGGCGCAGTAATACGCAATTCTGAACATTCCCGGCTTGACGGCTATGATTTTGTGCCGCCAGATTTGACCTCTGGAGATATTCTGTCGCGAATCGCCAATGATGAACGGTCACAGTGTATTGAAATTGTCGGGCAGGCGCACAACGCCTCATCACCAACTCCATGGCATCTCGAATTCCGGATTTGCAGGCCGGACGGCTCCATACGCTGGCTCTCCACCATCTGGAAAACGCAAGTCGACGAGACTGGTACGCCGGCCCCGTGGAGCGGCATGATACAAGATGTCACGGAAAACAGGGAGGCCGAACAACGCTACCGGCAGATCGTGCAGCAATGGGATTTCACGCTCGAAAGCTGCCACATCGGCGTGTGGGATCATGATTTCCTGAAAGGAATCTCCCGCCACTCTCTTGAGCACAGCCACATTTTCGGTTACGACGCGCCTTTGCCGGAATGGAATTACGAGCACTTCCTGGCGCATGTCTTGCCAGAGGATCGAGCCTCTATCGAACGGAATTACCATGACATACTGACCAAACTCAACCACTGGAACTCGGAGTACCGCATTCGCGGAAACGACGGCCGGATTCGCTGGTTGTGGGAAGCCGGTACCGTGATTCGGGATCGGCAGGGCAAGGTTACGCGGCTCATGGGAGTCACGCGGGATATTACCGAACGGAAAGAGCAAGAATCCGAGCTGAAAAAGTACAAGGCCGAAGTGGAGTTCGCCCTTGAAAACAGCCATATCGGGGTGTGGTCTCTTGATCTGAAAAGCATGTCTGTCACCGTTTCCATCGAACAGGCGCGAATTCTTGGTTACGATTCGATCCCTCACGACTGGAATTATGACAAAGTGCTCGCTCATCACCTCTTTCCGGAAGATCACGCGAGAATCGAGCGCCACTTGCGCGAAGCGATCGGGCAGCGAGCGCCGCTGGAGCTGGAGTGCCGCCTCCGCCGCGCAGACGGCGACATTCGCTGGATTTCAATTCGCGGCGCCCATCAGCTCGACGCCGATGGCAACATCGACCGTGTACTCGGCATCACCACCGACATCACCGCGCAAAAGCTTGCCGAAATCGAACTCGAAAAGAACCGGCAGCAATTGAAGCAGGCTCTTGCCGCTACACGCGCCGGAGTCTGGACATGGGATCTGAAATCAAACACGATTTTCTGCTCCGAAGAGTTCTGGGCCATGACCGGCCATCATGCAAACGGCAACACGGGTTCGTTCGCATTCTTTGTCGATCTGATACATCCCGAAGACCGCGAAAGGGTCATCGAAACGGCAACGGAGACCAGCCGCGCGGGAAAGGATATCGTCGATATGGAACACCGCATCTGCTGCGCCAACGGTTCGTATCTCTGGCTCGCAACGCGCGGCATACCGCAACGCGACGAATCGGGAGAGGTCGTCGGCTATATCGGCACATCGATCGACATCCGCGATCGCAAACGCGAGAACGAGGAGCGGGAACACCTTCAGGAGCAGCTTCAGCAATCGCAGAAAATGGAGCTGCTCGGGCGTCTGGCCGGAGGAATCGCCCATGATTTCAACAACATTCTGGCGATCATTCTCGGCAACACCGAGCTGCTGAGGTCAAATCCCAAAACAAATCCGGAATCTCTCGAAAAGCTTGCGGCCATCGAACATGCGGCGAAGCGTTCGACCCGCATCGTGCAGCAGTTACTCGGATTTGCCCGGCAGCAGAAAATGGAGCCGAGCGCCCTTTGCGCCGACACGGAGTTCGAAAAGCTCTTGCCCATGCTGCGGCAACTGCTGCGTAAAAACATCCGTCTCGAACAGCGTCTCGAATCCTCTCCGGCGCAGGTGTTCATCGACTCCGGCCAACTGTTTCAGATCGTCACCAACCTTGTCGTCAACGCCCGTGACTCCATCGCCGATGAAGGTACGATCACGCTTTCAAGCCGCACGGTTCAGCTTGGCGCATCCTCGACTGGCAACAAATCCGGCCTGCCCACCGGAGAGTACGTCGTGCTCTCGATTGCCGACACGGGCACAGGCATCGACACCGCGAGCCTGCCGCACATCTTCGAGCCGTTCTACACCACCAAGGCGCACGGCAAGGGAACCGGCCTGGGGCTTGCTACCGTCTATGGCATCGTGAAGCAGAACGGCGGCAGCATCGAGTGCCAGAGCGAACCGGGCAAAGGGGCGATATTCGACATCCTGCTGCCGGTGCACAAAGCGGAACCACTGGCGAACGAAGAGCTCGTGAATGTCCCTCCTGCCGGAGAGGTCGCGCGACGCATTCTCGTGGTCGAAGACGAGCCGCAATTGCTCAACCTTGTCAGGGAGATTCTCGAAGAGGAGGGATACCGCGTCCTGACAGTCTGCGACGCTGAAAAGGCGCTCCAGCTCGCTCCGGCGGAGCTTTCCAGCATCGACCTCTTGCTGACCGACATTATGCTGCCCGGCCTGAACGGCATCGACTTCGGCCACACGTTACGGGCAAGCCGCCCCGAATTGCCGTTCATTTTCATGTCTGGCTATGCGACCACCCTCTCCGCAACGCCGGAGCGGATTCCGGATAAGACAATCCTGCTGCAAAAGCCGTTCACCATCAGCGATCTGACCAGACTCGTCAAGCAAATGCTCACGCCGGAATGA
- a CDS encoding hybrid sensor histidine kinase/response regulator produces the protein MTLPYQRQKYSEKASLFKLILENAGDVLWIYDFRENRYTYASPSVRLLRGFTQEEIEQQSLYDALTPESAIKAQALVKQRISSLQSGDLSARFGVDEFEQVRKDGSTVMTEVMTTFIIDEIPEVSGIVGISRDISKRLEKEHRRKELEKKLYETQKYESINRVVCGVAHEINNTLMPISGYAEILEKLFQDNNESIEYCQEICHSANKAARLIDKLVDYTGSQYLNLKYIDLNQAMVDIEPLLRSSIKENIVIIRLHDGSSPCVKMDMNKLRQIVFGLAFNAQDAMPDGGTLTIDIKTVTPENRQTAQLNTPENSYAQLIVSDTGTGIDPEIMPKIFEPFFTTKNFGMASGLGLSAIYGIVKQHYGNIEIKSKVGKGTSASIILPLHEMSQIISSDTIRNTQHHAKRNKTILLVEDDDDVRNLLHEMLSMHEHKLLVASNSTQALEKVTEYPEVIDLLITDIIMPGLNGKILADELKKRYSAMDIVFISGYNNEIAQLPPKSHFIQKPFSFKELIHLVQRLLEH, from the coding sequence ATGACACTGCCATACCAGCGCCAAAAATATTCTGAAAAAGCCTCTTTATTCAAACTCATTCTTGAAAATGCCGGTGACGTATTGTGGATCTATGATTTCAGGGAAAACAGATATACCTACGCTTCGCCATCGGTGCGCCTTCTGCGAGGATTCACTCAGGAGGAAATTGAGCAACAAAGCCTCTATGATGCCCTTACTCCAGAATCTGCTATAAAAGCTCAGGCATTGGTGAAGCAACGAATCTCAAGCCTTCAATCTGGTGATTTGTCGGCCAGGTTTGGAGTAGATGAGTTCGAGCAGGTCAGAAAAGACGGTTCAACAGTCATGACCGAAGTCATGACAACTTTTATTATCGACGAAATCCCTGAAGTCTCTGGTATTGTCGGCATTTCTCGCGACATCAGTAAAAGACTTGAAAAGGAGCATCGCCGAAAAGAGCTGGAAAAAAAATTATATGAGACCCAAAAATATGAATCAATCAATCGCGTTGTCTGTGGTGTTGCTCATGAAATAAACAATACATTGATGCCAATTTCGGGATATGCCGAAATTCTGGAAAAACTCTTTCAAGACAACAACGAGTCAATCGAATATTGTCAGGAGATCTGTCATTCAGCAAACAAAGCAGCCAGACTGATTGATAAACTGGTCGATTACACAGGCTCACAATACTTGAATTTAAAATATATTGACCTCAATCAAGCCATGGTCGATATCGAACCGTTGTTACGAAGCAGTATAAAAGAAAATATCGTTATTATAAGATTGCATGACGGTTCATCCCCCTGTGTAAAAATGGATATGAACAAGCTCAGACAGATTGTCTTTGGCCTTGCTTTCAACGCACAGGACGCAATGCCTGACGGAGGCACCCTGACCATTGATATCAAAACGGTAACACCTGAAAACAGACAGACCGCTCAACTCAATACACCCGAAAACTCATACGCTCAACTGATCGTCAGCGATACGGGAACAGGCATCGACCCAGAAATAATGCCAAAAATATTCGAGCCGTTTTTTACAACGAAAAATTTCGGAATGGCATCAGGACTTGGTCTTTCTGCAATTTATGGCATTGTAAAGCAGCATTATGGAAATATCGAAATAAAAAGCAAAGTTGGAAAAGGAACGTCGGCAAGCATCATATTGCCTCTCCATGAAATGAGTCAGATAATCTCTTCAGATACAATTCGAAATACACAGCATCATGCAAAAAGGAACAAAACCATCCTGCTGGTTGAAGATGATGACGATGTCCGTAATCTGCTTCATGAAATGCTCTCCATGCATGAACACAAGCTTCTTGTTGCCTCTAATTCCACTCAGGCGCTCGAAAAAGTTACAGAGTATCCTGAAGTCATCGATCTGCTGATAACAGATATCATTATGCCTGGGTTAAACGGAAAAATACTTGCCGATGAATTGAAGAAACGGTATTCAGCAATGGATATCGTCTTTATTTCCGGTTATAACAATGAGATTGCGCAGTTGCCACCTAAATCTCACTTCATCCAGAAGCCTTTCTCTTTCAAAGAATTGATTCATCTGGTACAACGCCTGCTTGAACATTGA
- a CDS encoding winged helix-turn-helix domain-containing protein codes for MYVAQIEYDHRLIDNLLNSRIRFAAIAYLLSESETSFADIRDCVNTTDGNLANHLRKLEAAKYVERIKYFINPKPVSFYRITGKGRTAFHQYFTHIHKFQPSR; via the coding sequence ATGTATGTAGCACAAATTGAATACGACCATCGGCTGATCGACAATCTGTTAAATTCAAGAATCAGGTTTGCAGCGATCGCCTACTTATTGAGCGAATCAGAAACGTCGTTTGCAGATATTCGCGACTGCGTTAATACTACGGATGGAAATCTCGCCAATCATCTCAGAAAACTTGAGGCAGCGAAGTATGTAGAACGTATAAAATATTTCATAAATCCCAAACCAGTATCCTTTTACCGAATAACCGGCAAAGGCCGAACAGCATTTCATCAATACTTCACGCACATACATAAATTCCAGCCATCTCGATGA
- a CDS encoding bactofilin family protein, whose protein sequence is MRNNLFSIIKKEVVADNDSRPSIPQENGQKPTSDLVKVKNYIKSFEDKKSTKNHINTSTNTMNLIAKGAAIEGTLMIEGDLKVEGKVVGDIVALGNIMLEDGGLIEGNIKANALIVSGVFKGNAEVSGECLVSSTGSVDGDLVINILNVNAGAQVSGNISMYEPQIDESSPVKLNNKARLTVPN, encoded by the coding sequence ATGAGAAACAATTTGTTTTCCATCATAAAAAAGGAAGTCGTTGCAGACAACGATTCGCGCCCGTCAATTCCGCAGGAAAACGGTCAAAAACCAACTTCTGATCTTGTAAAAGTCAAGAATTATATAAAATCCTTTGAAGATAAAAAATCGACTAAAAATCACATCAACACATCAACAAACACCATGAACCTGATTGCGAAAGGTGCAGCTATAGAAGGGACCCTCATGATTGAAGGCGATCTGAAAGTCGAAGGAAAAGTTGTCGGAGACATCGTTGCTCTCGGCAACATAATGCTCGAAGATGGCGGTCTTATCGAAGGCAACATCAAAGCAAACGCCCTGATCGTGAGTGGAGTTTTCAAGGGCAACGCCGAAGTTTCCGGCGAGTGTCTTGTCTCCTCAACCGGAAGCGTTGATGGCGACCTCGTTATCAATATTTTAAATGTCAATGCGGGAGCTCAGGTTTCGGGCAACATAAGCATGTACGAGCCTCAAATTGACGAATCTTCTCCGGTAAAATTAAACAATAAAGCACGGTTGACTGTACCGAATTGA
- a CDS encoding ISL3 family transposase — translation MPSLITHYQQLLGLPETWKVSDVRLSTSGPRIEIHLEYIGPKVECPECGKAGRIYDLAPEQRWRHLDTMEYETHLIARVPRCECKEHRIKTIQVPWATRYSRYTLKFEALAVELLQECSSIQSASRLLRLNWHATNEIMNRAVKRGLSRRNKEAIAHLGLDEKSFRAGHQYVTILNDLKGGRVLEVVQSRTTDGAEALLLSFEASQRQGVKSISMDMWKPFAIAAKKHLPQADIVHDRFHISKYLNEAVDTVRRQESRQLHHAGDRTLIGSKFTWLRNPENMTESQRTSFDQLMACELKTGKAWSMKNMFREFWRLGCRESASFFFDYWSERVDQLALKPMIKVKELLKRHLDNILNYFEHEMTNAVSEGLNSKIQLYKASARGFHSFHSYRIRILFYCGKLNMAITG, via the coding sequence ATGCCGAGCCTCATTACCCATTACCAGCAGTTATTAGGATTACCAGAAACATGGAAGGTGTCTGATGTCCGGCTGTCGACGTCCGGCCCCCGGATAGAAATCCATCTGGAGTATATCGGACCCAAAGTCGAATGCCCTGAATGCGGCAAGGCCGGACGAATTTATGACCTGGCGCCAGAACAACGGTGGCGGCATCTGGATACCATGGAGTACGAGACGCATCTGATAGCCAGGGTGCCTCGGTGTGAGTGCAAAGAGCACAGGATCAAGACAATTCAAGTTCCGTGGGCAACGCGCTATTCGCGCTACACCCTGAAGTTTGAAGCGCTTGCTGTCGAGTTGCTTCAGGAGTGTTCAAGCATTCAGTCGGCATCGAGGCTCTTGCGATTGAACTGGCATGCAACCAACGAGATCATGAACCGTGCAGTTAAGCGAGGCCTGAGCCGCCGGAATAAGGAGGCGATTGCTCATCTTGGTCTTGATGAAAAGAGCTTCCGGGCAGGCCATCAGTATGTGACGATCCTGAACGACCTGAAAGGTGGCCGGGTACTTGAGGTGGTCCAGAGCCGAACGACCGATGGAGCAGAAGCGCTACTCCTCAGCTTTGAAGCATCGCAACGCCAGGGTGTGAAATCGATCTCGATGGATATGTGGAAACCCTTCGCGATTGCTGCCAAAAAGCATCTGCCGCAGGCCGATATTGTGCATGACCGTTTCCATATCAGCAAATATCTGAACGAGGCGGTCGACACGGTTCGTCGCCAAGAGTCCCGTCAACTTCATCATGCAGGGGACAGGACTCTGATTGGCTCGAAATTCACCTGGCTGCGCAATCCGGAGAACATGACGGAAAGCCAGCGGACAAGCTTTGATCAATTGATGGCCTGTGAGCTGAAAACCGGAAAAGCCTGGTCGATGAAGAACATGTTTCGGGAGTTCTGGCGGCTGGGTTGTCGAGAGAGTGCAAGCTTCTTTTTCGATTACTGGTCTGAACGCGTTGACCAGTTAGCGTTGAAACCCATGATCAAGGTCAAAGAGCTGCTGAAGCGGCATCTCGACAACATCCTGAACTATTTCGAGCACGAAATGACCAACGCAGTTTCCGAAGGTCTGAACAGCAAGATCCAGTTGTACAAAGCATCGGCCCGTGGGTTCCACAGCTTTCACAGCTACCGCATAAGGATTTTGTTTTACTGTGGAAAGCTCAACATGGCTATTACCGGTTGA
- a CDS encoding PAS domain-containing protein — protein sequence MPITSSKKHQAEENELPTVFSLLESLQTPAFVIHPDGRSLAVNSLFASRIGKTPDVCIGQNIYGLFIEDCRLSPLAGVFETQCASVLLSGKGGVFEEGNLAWKVTLNPVRSATGAITSLFVSLQDISRPRERSEESLSLQKENITQALDSARAGIWEWEPKTGEFDCFGEVWSIFGIEKKHQSHCIDRFRESIHPDDRERVSRSISEPLDTECALDIEFRVGQSGASVRWIMMRGKPVCSANGGPDRYFGTIIDVTERKQLEEELSQSRVMMAQALKAARAGIWEKDLKNGALFWSDTMWTLFGLDRSREPLTFALWEKVLHPDDRDYAMESAAQAISAGTEMNVEYRICHADGSVRWFMSRGMPVWNEDGGYERYLGTVIDITGRKLLEQELLESKSVYGYALEAARAGVWEWNLETNENTWDDEMWPLHGLCRNEDLKPSFSLWTDSIHPDDREMAIWGATAAARQQRELNIEYRTIHEDGSIHWLMSRGKPRPDGYGKSVSYIGTVIDITDRKIAEIRLSESKFRFNFALEVTGAGIWEWDVKTDRLFWSDQVWKLYGLEPQGNISSHKLCGTNVHPEDRDMTFQTIMSASRRRVDFTVEYRVCHPDGSIHWLMCRGVPLQSSDTLPGSYLGMIMDITDRKRAEEERRKSQKQLNLVIEKGDIGVWSVDLRDSRAQRTLQYARIFGYDSVEGEWSLEAFLDHVVPEERETVREKISQCCKTHLNHTFECRIRTADNRLRWIWVFGTFNYDTSTRTYYLSGIVQDITVRKQAELLLKESEQKFRNIFEFSPVAIAIGDNRDGVLFDVNASWLRLFGYSKEEVVGKQLGDLGMYLHVEDHQHIIRDLREHGRVSNRQLELKNRAGKTVTVLFSAESITIAGQSDMLLMMSDITVQELQQASINQLEQAVAERTELLQEEVERLNRFLSMISHEYRTPLAIIRGNLDLIVLKHKSGDYSQQREIDKIKQAIDRLVEVMEVSIQESRLRKSSEELIVTNFQVEPAILSQIEAFRSMWPERTIRQACRLEGAEIIGEQGQFGMAIFNLLDNARKYSPPETPIELECRVENGEVIITIRNAGASISGAECDELFEKYRRGSNAANTGGAGIGLWLVREIVEHHQGTVSLRGTGSGVEAVVTLPLAGNNV from the coding sequence ATGCCGATAACCAGCAGCAAAAAACATCAGGCGGAAGAAAACGAGCTGCCAACCGTTTTTTCCTTACTCGAATCACTGCAAACGCCAGCTTTTGTCATCCATCCGGATGGCCGGAGTCTTGCTGTCAACTCGCTCTTTGCTTCGCGTATCGGAAAAACGCCAGATGTTTGTATCGGTCAAAATATATACGGCTTGTTTATCGAAGATTGCCGCCTGTCGCCATTGGCCGGAGTTTTTGAAACGCAGTGCGCCTCGGTGCTCCTGTCCGGCAAGGGAGGCGTGTTCGAAGAGGGCAATCTTGCCTGGAAGGTGACGCTGAATCCGGTTCGCTCGGCAACAGGCGCGATAACGAGCCTGTTTGTCTCGCTTCAGGATATTTCGCGGCCAAGAGAGCGAAGCGAGGAAAGCCTGAGCCTCCAGAAGGAAAACATCACGCAGGCGCTGGATAGCGCTCGCGCGGGAATCTGGGAATGGGAGCCGAAGACCGGTGAATTCGACTGCTTTGGCGAGGTCTGGTCGATATTCGGTATTGAAAAAAAACACCAGAGTCATTGCATCGACCGTTTCAGGGAGTCGATCCATCCGGATGACCGTGAAAGAGTTTCCCGCTCGATCTCCGAGCCGCTCGACACAGAATGCGCTCTCGATATCGAGTTCCGGGTCGGCCAGTCTGGCGCTTCAGTTCGCTGGATCATGATGAGAGGCAAACCGGTATGCAGCGCCAATGGCGGGCCGGATCGTTACTTCGGCACCATTATCGATGTTACCGAACGCAAGCAGCTCGAGGAGGAGCTGAGCCAGAGCCGGGTGATGATGGCGCAGGCCCTGAAGGCTGCGCGAGCAGGCATCTGGGAAAAGGATTTGAAGAATGGCGCGCTTTTCTGGTCCGATACCATGTGGACGCTCTTTGGTCTCGACAGGAGCCGGGAGCCGCTCACCTTCGCGCTCTGGGAGAAAGTGCTTCATCCCGATGATCGCGATTACGCGATGGAGAGCGCTGCGCAGGCTATCAGCGCCGGAACCGAAATGAACGTGGAGTATCGGATATGCCACGCAGACGGATCGGTGCGATGGTTCATGTCGAGGGGGATGCCGGTCTGGAACGAGGATGGCGGTTATGAGCGCTATCTTGGCACCGTCATCGATATTACCGGGCGGAAGTTGCTGGAGCAGGAGCTTCTCGAAAGCAAGAGCGTATATGGTTACGCCCTCGAAGCGGCGCGCGCTGGCGTTTGGGAGTGGAATCTGGAAACCAATGAAAATACATGGGATGACGAGATGTGGCCATTGCACGGCCTCTGTCGGAACGAGGACCTCAAGCCCTCCTTCAGCCTCTGGACGGACTCGATTCATCCCGATGACCGGGAGATGGCCATCTGGGGAGCCACTGCCGCCGCCCGGCAGCAGCGCGAACTGAATATCGAATACCGTACGATTCACGAGGACGGTTCCATCCACTGGCTCATGTCGCGCGGCAAGCCGAGGCCAGACGGGTATGGCAAGAGCGTGAGTTACATCGGAACGGTGATCGATATTACCGACAGAAAAATTGCTGAAATCAGGCTCAGCGAAAGCAAGTTCAGATTCAATTTTGCTCTCGAAGTCACCGGAGCGGGCATCTGGGAGTGGGATGTCAAAACCGACCGCCTCTTCTGGTCCGACCAGGTATGGAAGTTGTACGGCCTGGAGCCGCAAGGCAACATTTCGTCGCACAAACTGTGCGGTACCAATGTCCATCCCGAAGATCGCGACATGACGTTCCAGACCATCATGTCGGCATCCCGGCGGCGGGTGGATTTCACGGTCGAGTACCGCGTCTGCCATCCGGACGGCTCCATTCACTGGCTGATGTGTCGGGGCGTTCCGCTGCAATCGTCCGATACGCTGCCCGGCAGCTATCTCGGTATGATCATGGATATTACCGACCGCAAACGGGCGGAGGAGGAGAGACGAAAAAGCCAGAAGCAGCTCAATCTGGTGATCGAAAAGGGGGATATTGGCGTCTGGAGCGTCGATCTGCGGGACTCTCGGGCGCAACGCACACTTCAGTACGCGCGTATTTTCGGCTACGACTCGGTCGAGGGCGAATGGTCGCTGGAGGCGTTTCTCGATCATGTCGTGCCGGAGGAGCGTGAAACGGTCAGAGAAAAGATCAGCCAATGCTGCAAAACGCACCTGAATCACACCTTCGAGTGCAGGATTCGCACCGCCGACAACCGGTTGCGATGGATCTGGGTGTTCGGCACCTTCAACTACGACACGAGCACCCGAACCTACTATCTCTCAGGCATCGTCCAGGATATTACCGTCCGCAAGCAGGCCGAGCTTCTGCTCAAGGAGAGCGAGCAGAAATTCAGGAACATCTTTGAATTTTCGCCGGTCGCCATCGCCATTGGAGACAACAGGGACGGGGTGCTGTTCGATGTCAACGCCTCGTGGCTCCGGCTGTTCGGCTATTCGAAAGAGGAGGTGGTCGGCAAACAGCTCGGCGATCTCGGGATGTACCTTCACGTTGAAGATCATCAGCATATCATTCGTGATCTCCGGGAGCATGGCCGTGTTTCGAACCGGCAGCTCGAACTGAAAAATCGCGCGGGCAAGACGGTGACCGTGCTTTTTTCCGCCGAATCGATCACTATCGCCGGTCAGAGCGACATGCTGCTCATGATGAGCGACATTACCGTTCAGGAGCTTCAGCAGGCAAGCATCAACCAGCTCGAACAGGCCGTGGCCGAACGGACGGAGCTTTTGCAGGAGGAGGTTGAGCGCCTGAATCGTTTCCTCAGCATGATTTCGCATGAATATCGTACGCCGCTGGCGATCATTCGCGGCAACCTCGATCTTATCGTGCTGAAGCACAAGAGCGGCGATTATTCGCAGCAGCGCGAAATCGACAAAATCAAGCAGGCTATTGACCGGCTGGTGGAGGTGATGGAGGTTTCGATACAGGAGAGCCGTCTCCGGAAATCGAGCGAAGAGCTGATCGTGACCAACTTTCAGGTCGAGCCGGCGATTCTGTCGCAGATCGAGGCGTTCCGCTCGATGTGGCCCGAACGGACGATTCGCCAGGCTTGCCGGCTCGAAGGAGCGGAGATCATCGGAGAGCAGGGGCAGTTCGGCATGGCGATCTTCAACCTGCTCGACAATGCCCGGAAGTACTCACCGCCGGAGACGCCGATCGAACTGGAGTGTCGCGTCGAAAACGGCGAGGTGATCATCACCATCCGGAACGCGGGTGCGAGCATTTCCGGCGCCGAGTGCGACGAGCTGTTCGAAAAGTACCGGCGCGGCAGCAATGCGGCCAACACCGGCGGCGCGGGCATCGGCCTGTGGCTCGTCAGGGAGATCGTCGAGCACCATCAGGGCACGGTCAGCCTGCGCGGAACCGGGTCGGGAGTCGAGGCTGTCGTCACTTTGCCTTTGGCCGGGAACAATGTTTGA